The following coding sequences are from one Geodermatophilus normandii window:
- a CDS encoding sensor histidine kinase has product MSTLSERLHRGAATAPSQVDHARRLVADWQLLADLAFADLTLWVPLRTGAWWCVAQVRPLTAPTSQPEDLVGSEVDGPDADPFRQAHREGRPVTEGEPDWSGTSPRRREVIPVRHDGVVVAVLAKDTNLAVTRSPSTLELTYLDIAADLCLMVSAGTFPPEKLLDAEMSPRVGDGLVRLDAAGRAVYASPNALSAYRRLGVNGDLVGADLARVTRGAALDGVAGEAVAAGIAAAVAGRFPDPMDVEAPSATLLVRALPLQAPGAEEGALVLVRDVTDVRRRDRALLTKDATIREIHHRVKNNLQTVAALLRLQARRMTEPAARAALEESVRRVASIAVVHETLAGSREDVVDVDDVLDQVLPMLGDLTSIGPAARTRRVGGFGELPAATATPLVMAVTELLHNAAEHAFPADGPPGSIELVAERDGDDLVVRVRDDGQGLPDGFDPALSDGLGLQIVRTLVTSELGGSLLTRTPEDPPGPGRPGTEVVLDIPGAARPRR; this is encoded by the coding sequence ATGAGCACCCTCTCCGAGCGCCTGCACCGCGGTGCGGCGACCGCCCCGTCCCAGGTCGACCACGCCCGCCGGCTGGTCGCCGACTGGCAGCTGCTGGCCGACCTGGCGTTCGCCGACCTGACCCTCTGGGTGCCGCTGCGCACCGGCGCGTGGTGGTGCGTGGCGCAGGTGCGCCCGCTCACCGCGCCGACCAGCCAGCCCGAGGACCTGGTCGGCAGCGAGGTCGACGGCCCGGACGCCGATCCGTTCCGGCAGGCGCACCGCGAGGGCCGGCCGGTGACCGAGGGCGAGCCGGACTGGTCGGGCACCAGCCCCCGGCGGCGCGAGGTCATCCCCGTCCGGCACGACGGCGTCGTCGTCGCGGTCCTGGCCAAGGACACCAACCTCGCGGTGACCCGGTCGCCGTCGACGCTGGAGCTGACCTACCTCGACATCGCCGCCGACCTCTGCCTCATGGTCTCGGCCGGCACCTTCCCGCCCGAGAAGCTGCTCGACGCCGAGATGAGCCCGCGGGTGGGCGACGGGCTGGTGCGCCTGGACGCCGCCGGCCGGGCCGTCTACGCCAGCCCCAACGCCCTGTCGGCCTACCGGCGACTGGGGGTGAACGGCGACCTCGTCGGGGCCGACCTGGCCCGGGTGACCCGCGGCGCCGCGCTCGACGGCGTGGCGGGGGAGGCGGTGGCCGCCGGGATCGCCGCGGCGGTGGCCGGGCGGTTCCCCGACCCGATGGACGTCGAGGCCCCCTCGGCGACGCTGCTGGTGCGGGCGCTGCCGCTGCAGGCGCCCGGCGCGGAGGAGGGGGCGCTGGTGCTGGTCCGCGACGTCACCGACGTCCGGCGCCGGGACCGGGCGCTGCTCACCAAGGACGCGACCATCCGCGAGATCCACCACCGCGTGAAGAACAACCTGCAGACCGTGGCAGCGCTGCTGCGGCTGCAGGCCCGGCGGATGACCGAGCCGGCCGCCCGGGCGGCGCTGGAGGAGTCGGTGCGGCGGGTGGCCTCGATCGCCGTCGTCCACGAGACGCTCGCCGGCAGCCGGGAGGACGTCGTCGACGTCGACGACGTGCTCGACCAGGTGCTGCCGATGCTCGGCGACCTCACCTCGATCGGCCCGGCTGCGCGGACCCGGCGCGTGGGCGGCTTCGGCGAGCTGCCGGCCGCCACCGCCACCCCGCTGGTCATGGCGGTCACCGAGCTGCTGCACAACGCCGCCGAGCACGCGTTCCCGGCCGACGGCCCGCCGGGGTCGATCGAGCTGGTCGCCGAGCGGGACGGCGACGACCTGGTGGTCCGCGTCCGCGACGACGGCCAGGGGCTGCCCGACGGCTTCGACCCGGCGCTCAGCGACGGCCTGGGGCTGCAGATCGTGCGCACCCTGGTGACCAGCGAGCTCGGCGGGTCGCTGCTCACGCGGACCCCGGAGGACCCGCCGGGCCCGGGCCGTCCGGGCACCGAGGTCGTCCTCGACATCCCCGGCGCCGCCCGTCCCCGTCGGTAG
- a CDS encoding WhiB family transcriptional regulator has product MSAISASNVVDTEECTDMDWRHRALCRDEDPELFFPIGTTGPATVQIEQAKAVCRRCSVVESCLDWALRSGQDSGVWGGLSEDERRALKRRQSRTRVRA; this is encoded by the coding sequence ATGTCAGCGATTTCCGCAAGCAATGTAGTCGACACCGAGGAGTGCACCGACATGGACTGGCGCCACCGCGCGCTCTGCCGGGACGAGGACCCTGAGCTCTTCTTCCCCATCGGGACGACCGGCCCGGCCACCGTACAGATCGAGCAGGCCAAGGCGGTCTGCCGCCGCTGCTCGGTCGTCGAGTCCTGCCTCGACTGGGCCCTGCGCTCCGGTCAGGACTCCGGCGTCTGGGGTGGGCTCTCCGAGGACGAGCGGCGCGCTCTCAAGCGCCGTCAGTCCCGCACCCGCGTCCGCGCCTGA
- a CDS encoding diacylglycerol/lipid kinase family protein encodes MRALVVANPAATTTTGRVRDVLVGALASELKVDLADTTHRGHARELGRQALAEGFDVVVALGGDGTVNEVVNGLLTDGPGAHVPTLAVVPGGSTNVFSRALGRSRDPVEATGEILDALRSGRTRRVSLGTASATGTSAPPDAGTDPATALTVAQVGAAADDGWSDPRWFVFAAGLGFDADVIARVEAQRARGRRSTGALYVREATRAFVLGRERRRPAMTLSVPGADDLDGLFLCLVSNVSPWTYLGTRPVNPSPEASFDADLDVFAMGRMGVLRMLHHTRQVLARRPDARGRGVHRLHDLAALELRASRPQGWQLDGDHLGTATGLRVRSVPGALRVVA; translated from the coding sequence ATGCGTGCGCTCGTGGTGGCCAACCCCGCGGCGACGACGACCACCGGCCGGGTCCGGGACGTCCTGGTCGGGGCACTGGCCAGCGAGCTGAAGGTGGACCTCGCCGACACCACCCACCGCGGCCACGCCCGCGAGCTCGGCCGGCAGGCGCTGGCCGAGGGGTTCGACGTCGTCGTCGCGCTCGGGGGCGACGGCACCGTCAACGAGGTGGTCAACGGCCTGCTGACCGACGGCCCCGGCGCGCACGTGCCCACGCTGGCCGTCGTCCCCGGCGGCTCCACCAACGTCTTCTCCCGGGCGCTGGGCCGCTCGCGCGACCCGGTCGAGGCCACCGGGGAGATCCTCGACGCGCTGCGCTCGGGCCGCACCCGCCGGGTCTCCCTCGGCACCGCCAGCGCCACCGGCACCAGCGCGCCCCCGGACGCCGGCACCGACCCGGCGACCGCGCTGACGGTGGCGCAGGTGGGGGCCGCGGCCGACGACGGCTGGAGTGACCCGCGCTGGTTCGTCTTCGCCGCGGGCCTGGGCTTCGACGCCGACGTCATCGCCCGCGTCGAGGCGCAGCGGGCGCGGGGGCGCCGCTCGACCGGCGCGCTCTACGTCCGCGAGGCCACCCGGGCGTTCGTCCTCGGCCGGGAGCGCCGGCGCCCGGCGATGACGCTGTCGGTCCCGGGCGCCGACGACCTCGACGGGCTGTTCCTCTGCCTGGTCTCCAACGTGAGCCCGTGGACCTACCTGGGCACCCGGCCGGTCAACCCGAGCCCCGAGGCATCCTTCGACGCCGATCTCGACGTCTTCGCGATGGGCCGGATGGGCGTGCTGCGGATGCTGCACCACACGCGGCAGGTGCTGGCCCGCCGTCCCGACGCCCGCGGCCGGGGCGTGCACCGCCTCCACGACCTGGCCGCGCTGGAGCTGCGGGCGTCGCGCCCGCAGGGCTGGCAGCTCGACGGCGACCACCTCGGGACCGCGACCGGGCTGCGCGTGCGCTCGGTGCCGGGGGCGCTCCGCGTCGTCGCCTGA
- a CDS encoding HAD-IIA family hydrolase, with product MTIERGPAECWLTDMDGVLVHEGLALPGAADFLARLVDTGRRFLVLTNNSIFTPRDLAARLSRSGLQVPEESIWTSALATADFLANQLPGGSAYVIGEAGLTTALHEAGYTLTDTDPDYVVLGETRTYSFEAITRAIRLIGAGARFIATNPDVTGPSPEGPLPATGSVAAMITEATGAKPYFVGKPNPMMFRSAMNRIDAHSESTVMIGDRMDTDVVAGIEAGLETILVLTGSTTAADVARFPFRPSRVLDSIADVVGLV from the coding sequence GTGACCATCGAGCGCGGCCCCGCCGAGTGCTGGCTGACCGACATGGACGGCGTCCTCGTGCACGAGGGCCTGGCCCTCCCGGGGGCCGCCGACTTCCTCGCCCGCCTGGTCGACACCGGCCGGCGCTTCCTCGTGCTCACCAACAACTCGATCTTCACGCCGCGCGACCTCGCCGCGCGGCTGTCCCGCTCGGGCCTGCAGGTGCCCGAGGAGTCGATCTGGACCTCGGCCCTGGCGACGGCGGACTTCCTCGCCAACCAGCTGCCCGGCGGCTCCGCGTACGTGATCGGCGAGGCGGGCCTGACGACGGCGCTCCACGAGGCCGGGTACACGCTCACCGACACCGACCCGGACTACGTCGTCCTGGGCGAGACCCGCACCTACTCCTTCGAGGCCATCACCCGGGCGATCCGGCTCATCGGCGCCGGCGCGCGCTTCATCGCCACCAACCCCGACGTCACCGGGCCCTCGCCGGAGGGGCCGCTGCCGGCCACCGGGTCGGTCGCCGCGATGATCACCGAGGCCACCGGCGCCAAGCCCTACTTCGTCGGCAAGCCCAACCCGATGATGTTCCGCAGTGCCATGAACCGCATCGACGCGCACTCCGAGAGCACGGTGATGATCGGCGACCGCATGGACACCGACGTCGTCGCCGGCATCGAGGCGGGCCTGGAGACGATCCTGGTGCTGACCGGCTCGACCACCGCCGCCGACGTCGCCCGCTTCCCGTTCCGGCCGAGCCGGGTGCTCGACTCGATCGCCGACGTCGTCGGCCTGGTGTAG
- a CDS encoding GNAT family N-acetyltransferase: MSVRPIRPDDVPAVVGLVRELAEYEQAAHEVRLTGEQLAAALFGDSPALFGHVALGSDGAVVGTALWFLTFSTWRGTHGIHLEDLYVQPEHRGSGLGRELLRTLAATCVERGYARLEWSVLDWNEPSIAFYRAAGAVPVDGWTVFRLTDEALTGFAADRRRTAG; this comes from the coding sequence GTGAGCGTGCGCCCGATCCGGCCCGACGACGTCCCGGCGGTGGTCGGCCTGGTGCGCGAGCTGGCGGAGTACGAGCAGGCCGCGCACGAGGTGCGGCTGACCGGGGAGCAGCTGGCGGCCGCGCTGTTCGGCGACTCCCCCGCGCTGTTCGGCCACGTCGCCCTCGGGTCCGACGGCGCCGTGGTCGGCACGGCGCTGTGGTTCCTCACCTTCTCCACCTGGCGCGGCACGCACGGCATCCACCTCGAGGACCTCTACGTCCAGCCGGAGCACCGCGGCTCGGGGCTCGGCCGGGAGCTGCTGCGCACGCTGGCCGCCACCTGCGTGGAGCGCGGCTACGCCCGGCTGGAGTGGTCGGTGCTCGACTGGAACGAGCCCTCGATCGCCTTCTACCGCGCTGCCGGCGCCGTGCCCGTGGACGGGTGGACGGTCTTCCGGCTCACCGACGAGGCCCTGACCGGCTTCGCGGCCGACCGGCGCCGTACGGCAGGCTGA
- the pssA gene encoding CDP-diacylglycerol--serine O-phosphatidyltransferase — protein sequence MPSSASGEGRPVPTRRTATVEFVRGSVRGSRRRALATLPSLFTLGNMLCGFAAILVSIRGQYTLAAVLIGLSVLFDITDGAVARLVGAVSSFGLQFDSLADLVSFGLAPALLAFTLFSEGRDEWDPLGWVVCFLWVACAAIRLARFNTTIDPTADKRYFTGMPSPGAAGVVLASVFAFGDQMQGRDRLWVLLIVAVPALLMVSTVRFRSFRSLVSPKSGRPYGLVAAAIALVVGFATVPVVTGCVLAYGYLLAPVLVPLLSPLTRLVPARLREVLT from the coding sequence GTGCCCAGTTCCGCCTCGGGTGAGGGGCGGCCGGTCCCGACGCGGCGCACGGCCACCGTCGAGTTCGTCCGCGGGTCGGTGCGCGGCAGCCGCCGTCGCGCGCTGGCGACCCTGCCCAGCCTCTTCACGCTGGGCAACATGCTGTGCGGCTTCGCCGCCATCCTGGTGTCGATCCGCGGGCAGTACACGCTCGCCGCGGTGCTCATCGGCCTGTCGGTGCTCTTCGACATCACCGACGGCGCGGTTGCCCGGCTCGTCGGGGCGGTGAGCTCCTTCGGCCTGCAGTTCGACTCGCTGGCCGACCTGGTCTCCTTCGGCCTGGCCCCCGCCCTGCTGGCGTTCACGCTGTTCTCCGAGGGCCGCGACGAGTGGGACCCGCTGGGCTGGGTGGTCTGCTTCCTGTGGGTGGCCTGCGCCGCGATCCGGCTCGCCCGCTTCAACACCACCATCGACCCCACGGCGGACAAGCGGTACTTCACCGGCATGCCCAGCCCCGGCGCAGCGGGGGTCGTGCTCGCCTCCGTCTTCGCCTTCGGCGACCAGATGCAGGGCCGCGACCGGCTGTGGGTGCTGCTCATCGTCGCCGTCCCGGCGCTGCTGATGGTCAGCACCGTCCGGTTCCGGTCGTTCCGCTCGCTGGTCAGCCCGAAGAGCGGGCGCCCCTACGGGCTCGTCGCCGCCGCGATCGCCCTCGTCGTCGGCTTCGCCACCGTCCCCGTGGTCACCGGGTGCGTGCTGGCCTACGGCTACCTGCTGGCACCGGTCCTGGTGCCGCTGCTCTCGCCCCTGACCCGGCTCGTGCCGGCCCGCCTCCGGGAGGTCCTGACGTGA
- a CDS encoding phosphatidylserine decarboxylase: MRIDRAGWPFITGPLAPAALLAAAGAGTGRRWARVAAWPFLALSAYMLLFFRDPERACDRVEPPADVVLSPADGMVMVAGEPQEGVAPEPAPAGGWQQVSVFLSVVDVHVNRSPYRGEVVESSYRPGSFLAAYRAESAHRNERSELWLRDGERTVVFRQLVGVLARRIVTRTGVGRRLATGERFGLMKFGSRMDVFLPAECTLTVRKGQRVRGGETVIARWPDAG, from the coding sequence ATGCGCATCGACCGGGCCGGGTGGCCCTTCATCACCGGACCCCTCGCACCGGCCGCCCTGCTGGCCGCGGCCGGCGCCGGCACCGGACGCCGCTGGGCACGGGTCGCCGCCTGGCCGTTCCTCGCCCTGTCGGCCTACATGCTGCTGTTCTTCCGCGACCCCGAGCGCGCCTGCGACCGGGTCGAGCCGCCGGCCGACGTTGTCCTCTCCCCCGCCGACGGCATGGTGATGGTCGCCGGGGAGCCGCAGGAGGGCGTGGCCCCGGAGCCGGCCCCCGCGGGCGGCTGGCAGCAGGTCAGCGTCTTCCTGTCCGTGGTGGACGTGCACGTCAACCGCTCGCCCTACCGGGGCGAGGTGGTCGAGAGCTCCTACCGCCCGGGCAGCTTCCTGGCCGCCTACCGCGCGGAGTCCGCGCACCGCAACGAGCGCAGCGAGCTGTGGCTGCGCGACGGCGAGCGCACCGTCGTCTTCCGGCAGCTCGTCGGCGTGCTCGCGCGCCGGATCGTCACGCGCACCGGTGTCGGCCGGCGGCTGGCCACCGGCGAGCGCTTCGGCCTCATGAAGTTCGGCTCGCGCATGGACGTCTTCCTGCCGGCCGAGTGCACGCTGACGGTGCGGAAGGGGCAGCGGGTGCGCGGCGGGGAGACCGTCATCGCCCGCTGGCCCGACGCGGGCTGA
- a CDS encoding VOC family protein, with the protein MAVRLNPYLHFSGNAREAMELYRSVLGGHLEVMTFGDVGGGGGEYPDDGVMHAFLRTEHGLELMASDGHDPDAGGPDKVSLSLSGDDRDTLSRWFEALAADGGTVDVPLGKQVWGDVFGQVTDRFGIRWLVNVATPAV; encoded by the coding sequence ATGGCCGTCCGGCTCAACCCCTACCTGCACTTCTCCGGCAACGCGCGCGAGGCGATGGAGCTCTACCGCTCGGTCCTCGGCGGGCACCTGGAGGTCATGACCTTCGGCGACGTCGGCGGGGGCGGTGGCGAGTACCCCGACGACGGTGTCATGCACGCCTTCCTGCGCACCGAGCACGGCCTGGAGCTCATGGCCTCCGACGGCCACGACCCCGACGCCGGCGGCCCGGACAAGGTCTCGCTGTCGCTGTCCGGCGACGACCGGGACACGCTCTCGCGCTGGTTCGAGGCGCTGGCCGCCGACGGCGGGACGGTCGACGTCCCCCTCGGAAAGCAGGTCTGGGGTGACGTCTTCGGCCAGGTGACCGACCGGTTCGGCATCCGCTGGCTGGTCAACGTGGCCACGCCCGCCGTGTAG
- the sodN gene encoding superoxide dismutase, Ni — MLLSRVFSAVEATAHCDLPCGVYDPAQARIEAESVKAIQQKYQGSDDEVFKQRCVLIKEQRSDLVKHHLWVLWTDYFKPPHFEKYPQLHELFNKATKQAGAAGGKGSMDPAEGQKLLDYIAEIDRIFWETKAAA, encoded by the coding sequence ATGCTGCTCAGCCGCGTGTTCTCCGCCGTGGAGGCAACCGCGCACTGCGACCTCCCGTGCGGCGTGTACGACCCGGCCCAGGCCCGCATCGAGGCGGAGTCCGTGAAGGCCATCCAGCAGAAGTACCAGGGCAGCGACGACGAGGTCTTCAAGCAGCGCTGCGTGCTGATCAAGGAGCAGCGCTCCGACCTGGTCAAGCACCACCTGTGGGTGCTGTGGACCGACTACTTCAAGCCCCCGCACTTCGAGAAGTACCCGCAGCTGCACGAGCTGTTCAACAAGGCCACCAAGCAGGCCGGCGCGGCCGGCGGCAAGGGCAGCATGGACCCCGCCGAGGGCCAGAAGCTGCTCGACTACATCGCCGAGATCGACCGGATCTTCTGGGAGACCAAGGCCGCCGCCTGA
- a CDS encoding S26 family signal peptidase, translating into MITPHTGERPVPPLPAPWVLARVTGPSMTPTVRHGDRLLVRRLRPGRARVGDVVLARFPSRPDLLVVKRVHRVLEGGTVDVRGDNTLVTDDSRAYGPAVAVGRVVARLRPWPGRLGPPPDRGQPRSSA; encoded by the coding sequence GTGATCACCCCCCACACCGGCGAGCGACCCGTCCCGCCGCTGCCGGCTCCGTGGGTCCTCGCGCGGGTCACCGGCCCGTCGATGACGCCGACCGTGCGCCACGGCGACCGGCTCCTGGTGCGCCGGCTGCGACCCGGCCGGGCCCGGGTGGGCGACGTCGTCCTGGCCCGGTTCCCGTCCCGCCCCGACCTGCTCGTGGTCAAGCGCGTGCACCGGGTGCTCGAGGGCGGCACCGTCGACGTCCGCGGGGACAACACGCTGGTCACCGACGACAGCCGCGCCTACGGACCGGCGGTGGCCGTGGGTCGGGTGGTGGCCCGGCTGCGGCCGTGGCCGGGCCGCCTGGGGCCGCCGCCGGACCGCGGTCAGCCGCGGAGCTCGGCGTAG
- a CDS encoding dTDP-4-dehydrorhamnose 3,5-epimerase family protein codes for MEIRELAVPDGYVLDLVPHGDDRGRFTEWYRADVLASATGWALPLAQANHSVSARGVLRGVHFALVPPGQAKYVYCPAGRVLDVVVDVRVGSPTFGVSEAVLLDSAQPRAVFLAEGLGHAFLALEEGSSVTYLVSSGYSPGREFGVSPLDPELDLPWPADVEVRLSDKDRAAPTLAQAREQGILPTMEQCAARYAELRG; via the coding sequence GTGGAGATCCGCGAGCTCGCCGTGCCGGACGGCTACGTCCTCGACCTGGTGCCGCACGGCGACGACCGGGGCCGCTTCACCGAGTGGTACCGGGCCGACGTGCTCGCCTCGGCCACGGGGTGGGCGCTGCCGCTGGCCCAGGCCAACCACAGCGTCTCGGCGCGCGGCGTCCTGCGCGGCGTGCACTTCGCGCTGGTGCCCCCGGGGCAGGCCAAGTACGTCTACTGCCCGGCGGGGCGGGTGCTCGACGTCGTCGTCGACGTCCGGGTCGGCTCCCCCACGTTCGGCGTCTCCGAGGCCGTCCTGCTCGACTCCGCGCAGCCGCGCGCGGTCTTCCTCGCCGAGGGGCTCGGCCACGCCTTCCTCGCCCTCGAGGAGGGCTCGTCGGTCACCTACCTGGTCTCCTCGGGCTACTCGCCCGGCCGGGAGTTCGGCGTCTCCCCGCTGGACCCCGAGCTGGACCTGCCGTGGCCGGCCGACGTCGAGGTGCGGCTGTCGGACAAGGACCGGGCCGCGCCCACGCTGGCGCAGGCCCGCGAGCAGGGGATCCTGCCGACGATGGAGCAGTGCGCCGCCCGCTACGCCGAGCTCCGCGGCTGA
- a CDS encoding NAD(P)-dependent malic enzyme, protein MGAETGPVGDGPDRFSQDPAFAVHEGGKLGVRPTRPIETREDLALTYTPGVARVSSAIAAEPALARRFTWAPRVVAVVSDGTAVLGLGDIGPAAALPVMEGKACLFSEFAGLSSVPVVLSTTDVDAIVETVVAIAPSFGGINLEDISAPRCFEIEERLRARLDVPVMHDDQHGTAIVVLAALRNAARVTGRGLGDLRVVVAGAGAAGIACTKILLGAGVGDIAVADSRGVLHAGREDLTPVKRWVAEHTNRAGYAGTMTGALEGADVYLGLSGGSVPEAAIASMAPGCIVFSLANPTPEVDPEMAARYAAVVATGRSDLPNQINNVLAFPGVFRGAIDAGATAITEAMKLAAAEAIAGVVGEDLAPGHVVPSPLDRRVATAVAEAVAACARDEGVTR, encoded by the coding sequence ATGGGCGCAGAGACGGGTCCCGTCGGCGACGGGCCTGACCGCTTCTCGCAGGACCCCGCCTTCGCGGTCCACGAGGGCGGCAAGCTCGGCGTACGCCCGACCCGCCCGATCGAGACCCGCGAGGACCTCGCGCTCACCTACACGCCGGGCGTCGCCCGCGTGTCCAGCGCGATCGCCGCGGAGCCGGCGCTGGCCCGGCGGTTCACCTGGGCGCCGCGCGTGGTCGCGGTCGTCTCCGACGGCACCGCCGTCCTGGGCCTGGGCGACATCGGCCCGGCCGCGGCGCTGCCGGTGATGGAGGGCAAGGCCTGCCTGTTCAGCGAGTTCGCCGGGCTGTCGTCGGTGCCGGTCGTGCTGTCGACCACCGACGTCGACGCGATCGTCGAGACCGTCGTCGCGATCGCGCCGTCCTTCGGCGGGATCAACCTCGAGGACATCAGCGCGCCGCGCTGCTTCGAGATCGAGGAGCGGCTGCGCGCGCGGCTGGACGTCCCGGTCATGCACGACGACCAGCACGGGACGGCGATCGTCGTCCTCGCCGCGCTGCGCAACGCGGCGCGGGTGACCGGCCGCGGGCTGGGCGACCTGCGGGTCGTCGTCGCCGGGGCCGGCGCGGCGGGCATCGCGTGCACGAAGATCCTGCTCGGGGCGGGCGTCGGTGACATCGCCGTCGCCGACTCCCGCGGGGTCCTGCACGCGGGCCGCGAGGACCTCACCCCGGTCAAGCGCTGGGTCGCCGAGCACACCAACCGGGCCGGATACGCGGGCACGATGACCGGCGCACTCGAGGGCGCCGACGTCTACCTCGGGCTGTCCGGGGGCTCGGTGCCCGAGGCCGCGATCGCCTCGATGGCGCCGGGCTGCATCGTGTTCTCGCTGGCCAACCCCACGCCCGAGGTCGACCCGGAGATGGCGGCGCGGTACGCGGCGGTGGTGGCCACCGGGCGCAGCGACCTGCCCAACCAGATCAACAACGTGCTGGCCTTCCCCGGTGTCTTCCGGGGCGCCATCGACGCCGGCGCCACGGCGATCACCGAGGCGATGAAGCTCGCGGCGGCCGAGGCGATCGCCGGCGTCGTCGGCGAGGACCTCGCGCCGGGCCACGTCGTCCCCAGCCCGCTGGACCGGCGGGTGGCCACCGCGGTCGCCGAGGCCGTGGCCGCCTGCGCCCGCGACGAGGGCGTCACTCGGTGA
- a CDS encoding pyridoxal phosphate-dependent decarboxylase family protein, with the protein MPQEVLAELTALQAGDVPTHGGSTMAYVYDSGRADVDSLAAAAQAAFQWTNALDPTAFPSVARIEDDLVGAAADLLGGGPATVGTVTSGGTESCLLAVLAARERWRARGGTGRPRLVLPVTAHAAFRKAAHLFDLEVADVAVDPVTCRALPPAVADALDARTALVVVSAPSYPHGVLDPVGEVAALAAAAGVPCHVDACIGGWVLPFLDDVPEPFDLSVPGVTSLSVDLHKYGYAPKGVSVLLTAEPELRQGHWFSTAAWPGYPVVNPTLAGTRPAGPMAAAWAVHRWLGRDGYAELARATRAATVALAEGAAAVAGLRVVGTPVATLVALAQDGPDGVDVLNLADEATARGWLLQPQPPHPQPGGADLPATLHLTVTGATAGRVDALLADLADAARAAAALPRRWPTPAWSRRPRRSTRRR; encoded by the coding sequence ATGCCGCAGGAGGTGCTGGCCGAGCTCACCGCGCTGCAGGCCGGCGACGTGCCCACCCACGGGGGCTCGACGATGGCCTACGTCTACGACTCCGGCCGGGCCGACGTGGACTCCCTGGCCGCCGCCGCCCAGGCCGCCTTCCAGTGGACCAACGCGCTGGACCCGACCGCCTTCCCCAGCGTCGCCCGCATCGAGGACGACCTGGTGGGCGCCGCGGCCGACCTGCTGGGCGGCGGCCCGGCCACGGTCGGCACGGTCACCAGCGGCGGCACCGAGAGCTGCCTGCTCGCGGTACTCGCGGCCCGCGAGCGGTGGCGGGCACGCGGCGGCACCGGGCGGCCGCGGCTGGTGCTGCCGGTCACCGCGCACGCCGCGTTCCGCAAGGCCGCGCACCTGTTCGACCTCGAGGTGGCCGACGTCGCCGTCGACCCGGTCACCTGCCGCGCGCTGCCCCCGGCGGTGGCCGACGCCCTCGACGCCCGCACGGCGCTGGTCGTGGTCAGCGCGCCGTCGTACCCGCACGGCGTGCTCGACCCGGTCGGCGAGGTGGCCGCGCTCGCCGCCGCCGCGGGCGTCCCCTGCCACGTGGACGCGTGCATCGGCGGGTGGGTGCTGCCGTTCCTCGACGACGTCCCGGAGCCCTTCGACCTGTCGGTGCCCGGTGTGACCTCGCTGTCGGTCGACCTGCACAAGTACGGCTACGCGCCCAAGGGCGTCTCGGTGCTCCTCACCGCCGAGCCGGAGCTGCGGCAGGGGCACTGGTTCAGCACCGCGGCCTGGCCGGGGTACCCGGTGGTCAACCCGACGCTGGCCGGCACGCGTCCCGCCGGGCCGATGGCCGCCGCGTGGGCGGTGCACCGGTGGCTCGGCCGCGACGGCTACGCGGAGCTGGCGCGGGCCACGCGGGCGGCCACGGTCGCGCTGGCCGAGGGCGCGGCGGCCGTCGCCGGGCTGCGGGTGGTGGGCACGCCGGTCGCCACGCTGGTGGCGCTCGCGCAGGACGGCCCGGACGGCGTCGACGTGCTGAACCTCGCCGACGAGGCCACCGCGCGCGGGTGGCTGCTGCAGCCGCAGCCGCCCCATCCCCAGCCCGGTGGCGCGGACCTGCCCGCCACGCTGCACCTCACCGTCACCGGCGCGACGGCCGGCCGGGTCGACGCCCTCCTCGCCGACCTCGCCGACGCGGCCCGCGCCGCCGCGGCGCTGCCCCGCCGGTGGCCGACCCCGGCCTGGTCGCGGCGGCCGCGACGATCGACCCGGCGGCGCTGA